AAAAGAATGAAAGCATCACATAGATGAGCCCGTGAACCGTTTTCATGTGCCAGCAGCAGCAAAACTCTTGCATTCCAATTATTCATATACATATACAAGCAAATGAGCTCATGCCTGAGTTGAGTTATTGCACTTGACTAGTCATAAATTATGCTGTATACCTTGTCCAGTGTCCGTTACTCCATAAAAGCATCAGATTATAGTACCTACTGGAGATGATAGCAATGAcgtcttttttatttcacttgcaGAACCTAATTACAAACAATAAGGTGGGGTACATTGTTTAATATAAGTGAGCTGGAATAACAGATTAAAATTCAagtgttaaagtcaacatgaaaccattTGCAACCCGTTTTGCTTTCATAAAGTGATATACATTTTcaagtgaaagtgaaaaattTGTGGGGACTTGATTTTGTTCACCAGAAATTGATCTGATAGTGAAAAGTGAGCATTCCAGACTAAAATAAAGCCAGACGTAAATGTGAGTATGCAGTAGATTGTGAACGACTACTCCTTTCCTGAAACATCACTTTGGAGGAAAGCTTTTAGGCCAAGGTCAAGTTCACCCCCAAGAGCTTCTTGAAATATCCCAATGGTaacacttctttttttaaatcagtcaTTATTTGCTATAATtaaatggctctctggaatactccatTCTGAATGGTCAATGGCACCTcctagtggtctgatattgctcagtaacaaccgcacatccgtgtatcagaccgctcatccaggTTCTGCGAGCCATCGTTCCTGCTTCCAGGTTCACTCTGCGATTTCTACAAGTTagcttataaaataatttcacctcaaatcagtgtttcatgtgcatgtatttttcatttatttggcaagtagtcttgtaataagatgcataatgagcagtcagccATTCATTAATTACTAAATAAACACCGACAGGTCTCCGACGCAAACCGGatatggatttcagctgttcagtgatttttcaatcacataatttcaaagtaaatcaatattttatgctcatatatttatttatttgattagcgGGCATattgtgtaataagcgggataatatacagtcagtgcTGTGGggattctgccagtacagtaacacaaaatacacttttattaaaaatacattctctgaaaaaagcctaaatatgtTATGCAGTGTTGCATCTAAAAACAAGATGAAgtaaatttatcttattttaaggatctTGTTTTAGAGATTTTTACAAGAAACAAATAATACAAAACttcttatcaagaataagatttttgcagtgcATCTTTGCCCAAATGTCTGGTCTtagtaatattttgtattttaaatacgtaatctcgttacatgtattccgttactctccaaccccggttaacattaaccaagagccTGTGTGACCCtagtgacatcagccaaaaaggaaagccatttcagaggcggagcaagttataaCACTTTCATAACAGGCTGCAAAGATGAACATTTTTCTCTTTAGAGTAAATAGACTAAGAATGTGTATCAAGAAAGTAAATAAGGTCGTGATCTCATGTCGATTACAAGGTTTGATTCCCTCTTCCTCTCCTTAAGATCGGAGGTGACAGAGCTCCACGTTTGCAGATTCAGCACAGCTGTGCCTCAGACTGCAACTGTATTGGGACTACAGTTACTCAAGCaaactatcattttaaaatacactcctgcCAAGAGAATCATCTGCATCCTTGATACCATCAGGGGCGTAACTAGAGGgagggcaggctgggcagcttcCCTAGGGCCCAGGGTGAAAGGGGGCCCACAACGGTCGACCAAGACCCCCCCCAAGGAGGGGGCCCGACagtttctttgcactggggcccgaaagatccaagttacgccactggATACCATGCATGTTGAGTGCAGTCTTTGTGGAAAAATGAATAATACCAAgcctttcattttaaaattagacACACAACACATCACAATGCTCGACACAACTTATAAAACTGTGACATTACACACAACTGAGTCCATCTTTCAGAATGTGATCTACCACGTCATCCATGTCATGTACATGTACCACGGTCCATCACTCACACAATAAATATCTGTATCTATCAATTAAtatcagtcagtctgtctgtctatctctctctctcattgtctatctatctatttgtctgcctgtctgtctatctttacATTGACCAGACCACGtgtcataaatgtaaataaaaagtaACATGTTTTTATAGTTGGCCATTTGTTGATTTCATCCATTCACATACCTGTTCTACAGTCGCCGGGTCCTCTGACTGTAGTCTGGAAGCATTCTCATATTCATCCTCACTGTTATACCCAGCTCCTTCCTCCTGCTCGGGGCTCGgaccccctcctccccccgccGCTCCCGGTACAGTTCCTCCACCGGCCACCCCACCAGAGCAGGTCGCCTGTCTCCTCCTCTTACTCAACCCCGGTCCTGAGCAGCACCCTCCCATCCCTCCACCACAACCCACCCCACCTGACAGCTCTCCCCGACCCCCAGACACGCAGGCCATTCCGCCCGCATCACCCGGGCCCACTGGAGACCCGGCGCCCACCGGTGGAGGAGAGGCCTGCTGCGGCCGGGCGCTGGATTCAGTCCTCCTGTCCTCTCTGGACCAGGGCGGCGGGGAAGCCCTGAGCCTCGCACCCGGCCGGACCCCGTGGGTGTGCTGATGCTGGTGCGGGTCGGTGCCGGTCCGGCGGTCAGGGTCGTCGGAGTGATCCGACACACCGACCGATGAGCCCGGCTTCTTCTTCGGCAGAATCGTCATGCTGAAGACCGCTCAGGGGGCGACGCTTCCTCCGTTTTAGCGACTCTTAACGAGTTTCAACGTCCAACCTGAGCGTCTTTTTAATCGTTATACTCGCTCCTGTCACAACGGAGCGATTTTAATTCAGTTCGACACGATTTTGACGGTAAAAACGGCGGataacagaacaaaaacaaaccGTCTTCCCGTCCCTCGGTTCTGCTGTTGCCACAAAACATCAACATACAGCTGACGTATGCCTCGCGTCACTTCCGCTCTGCTGCACTTTCTTCCTCTCCGGTTCTCAGCTGGGTGATTCTGGTGCTTTTGGACCTGTCGTTTGAAttactcattcattcattaatgcaGCAGGTGCATGTGGTTTGTTTACTGGTCAGAACTGTGTGGTTCAGCAACTAGAGATCAGTCACTTCATTTATCTACCGCCAATCTTCAGGTAGTTATGGGGAACAGTTAGTTTATTATTAGAGATATGGGCTGAATAAACTGGTGCTGTGGAATTAAAATGAAGGAGGCATGTTTTCATTTATAGTGGCCCCAAAtgtgtatgtcttttttttttctgcagaacacaaatgaacatcTTTAGAataccttattcatgctagcgccatctttgatttttaatgggaatgacaacaaggctgtgatggatagatgtacagtctcttcgatgggctgtactgcagtttaaagtgtttttggatcgttccgtggaTAAAACATTGcgaaaaatatctgtccaagaacatttaatatacaaagaactccagacaacatgagttgtggaaaatcagatgtgatccgATATCATGAGAATAATCATGAATGATAGTCAAGCAGTAATATCGCtttaaacagaatttccaataaaaatgacttaaaaagtgagttccgaatgaCCCTTGTGAGCCCCACGCCTTTCAACCCTGCAAAGCTCTcaaagtggatggtaaagtctttgaagggaatagggcatagggataatcacttctgaatggaacgcgccctatatctcagctctgtatgtctgtatgtaagtgaatggtggcaagaactatgacaggtgtgggtgagaaacatatcagtatttaagtccttttttactataaatgtccaaaTTTGGCCAGCCCTGAAcactaggtggtgatatgcaggaAGTATACGAATTGccgaaaaacaaaagaagaagaatacggaagtgaaagtggagatttacagtaaaaaatgacttaaatattgatctgtgtctcacccacacctatcatatcgcttctaaagacatggatttaatcactggagtcgtatggattacttttatgcttactttatgtgctttttggagcttcaaagttctggtcaccattcacttgcattctatggaccaacagagctgaaatatttttctaaaaatcataatttctgttctgcataagaaagaaagtcacacatctgggatgcatgaggatgagaaaatgatgagagaattttcgttttcttttttgtaatttaaGACTGATGCACATCCCATTGTTTTGTCTACATTCTATCTGGGGATATTAAATGCTATTCAGGTCTTTTAACCTGTTCATGTGATGCTTAATCTAGACTACATTAGATTAgactagtatagtatagtatagtattataataaaaaatgacaaaataagacATTTCTAACCTCTAATGACAAAATACGGCATTTGAGGTACTGTAATGCTGTTGTCTGTTTCAATGACTCTCCAGTGCCTTATAGCTCAGAAcctcagaatagaatagaatagaatagaagtttGAAGCCCTATATTCTAAGGCCCTAAATGTTTGCAGTTCAACATTTAGGTACAGAGAAAGGTACCGAAAACACTTAAAACATAACATTAATTTAGAAGTAAACACTTGAAAGAATGCTTCTCAGTAGATCAACTGTTAATTGGATTTATTTAATTACTATCCAAATGGGTGTCTTGATTTaaacctttttgtattttttccacACTAAAACTGTATTAAGCAACGTTTCACACTTTTGTATGTATGAACAGTTTGAAATATGGAACAAGATAAATGTGTCTCTCAGAGTAGTTTAGACACCAGTGTAATTACTTTGTACAAAGAAAGTAAACatgaaagaattgcaaagaaaataagAGGCTTTATAGTTGTAGTGATCGTGTTTATTTCTCTCAAATTTTTCTTCAGACAGTCATTTCTCCTGAACTAATAATCACAGACGTCACAACACGTCTTAACAGTGTAAAACCATTATtgttaacttaattaaaatataacaatattattCTTCTATTACAAAATACCCTGCTATTCACTGAGATACAGCAAACCGTGTAAGACGTCATTAGTGCTCTCCACCACTAGAGGGCAGAGCGGTAgtgatacattttatgattaatcTGAGGTGACATTTTCTCTGCTCCTCTGCCAGTAATAACACACAATGTGATTTACACTTAGTGATGAACGAACATTTTAAAAACCTCTGACATGAATATGAGCATCTTCAACATTTCACATAAGAGCTAACATGTCAATTCTAGATGTATTCTATAAGAACTTGTGTTTGAATTTTTATCCCCTCGAATTATAAACCATTAAATTAATGGTTACTGGTTATAAATTTCTATGTAAATTGgttacaaatataaattattatacatttaagtAAAGAAAATTAATAGATGTTGAAACAGATATTTTCCCACACTGTCTttcagtgctaaaaaaaaaaaaaaaatagcatgacaTCACATTGACTGATAACTGTGTTGAGAGATATTGAATGTGTGTCTCATCTTtggtttaaataataaataacgtATTAAAAATTAAACCTTTGAAAGAACACTTTCTGATAGATCAACGTTTAATTTGGTTTGTACATATTTCATCAATATCTGGATGGATGTTATATTTGTTGATAAATATTTAACAGAACAACAAGATATGAACATGCGTCTTGCATAACATTTGCATTAATCAATATAAAAACCTGACAGGTTTAATGTAACATTAACAGATCATCTGGACTAAgtaatttaagaaaaataacaTTGATACATTTCCTATCCCACACAATGCAGTTACGATTGCAATTTTAAGAGTGAATTGAATAAATATGGAATTTAGCAACATATTTAACTGTGAACTGAAGCAATTTGTCAATAATGGTAATGCCAATGCACTGATGATGTGCAGAACATAAAACGGCTGCATTGGCGAATGTCTGCTCATAAAGGTCAGACATTTGAACCATAACTTTATAGGTTAATGATTTACTTTaatgtgaaatacatttttagtcaGTACTAATAAACACATCCATATCTTTtataaatagttattttaaaaagtattttgaatgcAAGTGTAAATAAGCACAGCTGTGCAGTTGTGTACCAGACATTAATTACATATGACAGCAAATTAGTTTGAAGTAACAGCAACTTCGTAGCACCTGGCAGGTTTGGTTTAGGTTTTATTCTCATTACAATGCAGGTAATAAAATGTGACGGGCTGGAGAAAAATGAGAGCAATGAGCACGTTATTGTTACCTTCTCGCACCTGTGTATTTTTAGAAGTGAGAAAACTATGCAAGAACTCAACCTGTAAGCACCAAATTATCATGCACAATTTCATGCAAAAACTCCAGAATCTGTGAATTTGATGTCAAGTGATTTGCCATGTAGTTTGTCTGTGTTAGTGTATTAGTTTGCTTAGCGCTGTTAataaaattatatgaaataaCACATCTGCATTCTAAATGGTGAATTATTCTCAGGACATgaacctgatctcatgacaattaTGTGGCTgtggctacatttttgcaaaatgcagCAGGTTCGagctgaaatgtccactgtgtggcgctaaagtGAGCAAATGTTCTCCCAAATAGAATGGGTTATAAAGGTTAATGTTCTAACAAGTTTTAAATTGACAAAATAAACCTCCTTAACCTaaaaccttaaacttaaacctaaccaataatgtcataaaagcaaatgtaagcaaacaattttgtggtgcttctatgacactttcgactcacgtgtcgactcgcatgctcagCGGGACTCGTATCCCGTATCACTTTGTTTCACATTCACAAGTACAATGTTTCATctgttgagctactgcacaatttgaatacatttgaacaagcttgtaatttggttatgtaatgtaaatgttaaaatgtatcaccttacaagtcatgcactatattaaaagtgtttagaaCACGGCGGAAAGAGTTTAGAAACTGAAAATCTGCCATAAAACTTTTGATTTGTGTGAAGGAAATAAATTCGTCATTGtaatgcctctagtgttcatttcaacaaGAAACTGCCTTGATATGTACAATTAGCCATGTAAAAAAATTGcacgttttgcaaaaatgtaactaTTGTAACATGGTTCTATGAGACCTGGTTGCAGAAAATACAAAGCAGTGGAAAAGCATAGTGTTTTTTGTTTGCCTCAGAAGTGTGCCACACAACTGCAACCAAGTGTGCTTGGTATTGAAGGGTACAATCTAAAAATACATCTTTCACAATggcaaatcaataattaaatacatacttGTCATTTATGTACAACACAGTACATACACTGTTTAAAATGTCTCTTCTATCTGCATTCTGTTGTACAGCTACTACCACATGTATGTTTTTGAGGTGTCTATCTGTGAGTTTTGAGGGTCAACAGatccctctttctctttttctgtttcattttccCAGAGGTTAATGAGAGGTGGATAGAGCTCATTCAAAGGAATGGAGGTGGTGTGCTGCATGTATTTCTTTAGAGAGTGGTGGCAAGATTTCTGCTTCATACGCCATCCCATGTAGAACACCAGCAGAGCCATGATGCAGATGGCAAACATCGAGCCCATCACTGCAGCCAGGGCTACGTTGGTCTGCTGGGCAACAATCTCCACGGCAAAGCTGGCCTCTTTTGTGGTCACATTGATGCAAGAGTGTTGGGTTTGCTCCGTGGCGGCCATAGTTAGGCAAACTTGGTACTCTGTTGAAGGTAGAAGGTGTGTGAGATTGTATTCTTGAACATCTACTGGCACCATTGCCGTGTAGCTAATCTGTGGATTGTCGATCTTGACGGTAGCACTGAGCCACTTCGGTTGCGCCACCTCATGGTTGGAAGATTGCACAGATGGATGCACTTTCCATTCTAGCACCACTGACTGAGCATGGACGGCTTTGGCCAGGACTACCAAGGATCCCGTGGTGTTCACCATCACGTGATGGCCTCCACTTTGGCGTTCGCCATGCCAGTTGCCCTTGTCAACATACACGGAGACACTCCGTGTGTCCGCCCCCTCGGCGTTCCAAGCAACACACGTGTAAAGACCAGCGTCCTCCAGTTCTATGTGTGAGATCTCTAGAGCGCCTTGGTCTTGCATCCGGTGCTTCTTCACAGTTCCTCCGCCCTCATTCAAGGATGGCGAAGCGGCTTCCGAAGTGACTTTGTCGCCGGTGGGTGTCACCCAGTAAAACTGGGGTGCAGGATCCGCAACAGCCCAACAGTTGAGTGTTAAAAGCTGGCCGATGGTGACGTTGAGTTGTGGAGGAAAGGCATGTTGAGAAATTAAAGGCAGGCAGGTATTGCTTGCCCCATTCAAATTTGCAGACACCACTTCTTGAAGGGAATGTCCAACAAGATGTGGCGGGGAGGCACAGAGAGTAATTTGGGATTCCAAAAGCTTGAGGCTCGACTGATTGCCCAAGACTTGGCCCCAATTGGCAAGACAATCACACCTGAGTGGGTTGCTATGAAGACTGATTTCATCCAGACTGGGAAAGGCGGATAAAATCTCATGGGGAAACAATGTGAGGTCGCTATTATGGACCAGTAAGGTACGCAAGCCTCGCATGTTCAGGAAAGCAGCACGGTCTATAAAGAACAGGTGAGGGTTGTTGTAGAGCTCTAATTTGGCCATCTGCGGGAGGTTGGAGAAGGCACCCTTCTCCACCGCCACAAGTTCCTCCATGTTGTTCAGACTGAGTTCCTCTAAGTATGGAAAGTCCTGAAAGTCACCTTCCTGGATATGGATGATGGGGTTCTTGTTTAGGTCGAGAAACTTAATGCTGGGCAGAACACGCAGGGCCTTTTTTGGCACAGTCGTGAGCTTGTTATCAAAGAATGAGAGACTCTCAAGATACTCTAAACCCTGGAAAGCACCCTCTGGGATTTCCCTGAGCCCCATTCCAGCCAGCACCAAACTGTGCAATTTTGAGAGCGGGTGGAAGTTCATGTCCTGAAGGCCAAGAATAGAGTTTTCCCCAATCATTAGGATCTCCAAGTTGGGTAGGGACTCAAACCAATGGCTGTCTATTGCCACAAGCTTGTTTGAGTTGAGGTGAAGCCTTAGAAGGTTTGCCAACCCTAAAAATGCTTTGGGACCAATCGAAGAGATCTGATTATGGTTAATGTAAAGCTCCTCTAAGTTGACTAGATCCTTTAGACACAAATCAGGCAGCTCTTTAATCTGGTTTTCCTCAAGGTAGAGTGTGACCAGTTGGGATAGGTTACTCAAGCCAACGTCTTGGATTTGTGTAAAGTGGTTCTGAGAGAGATCCAGTTCTGTAAGGTTGACCAAG
This sequence is a window from Myxocyprinus asiaticus isolate MX2 ecotype Aquarium Trade chromosome 33, UBuf_Myxa_2, whole genome shotgun sequence. Protein-coding genes within it:
- the LOC127424611 gene encoding leucine-rich repeat neuronal protein 1-like, coding for MERTATATSTSTSLLTVCFVLAVCHCSLAIPFCPAQCVCETRPWYTPQSVYHQAKTVDCNELHLSRIPWNISIDTQVLLLQSNNISSVTSELQSLVNLTELDLSQNHFTQIQDVGLSNLSQLVTLYLEENQIKELPDLCLKDLVNLEELYINHNQISSIGPKAFLGLANLLRLHLNSNKLVAIDSHWFESLPNLEILMIGENSILGLQDMNFHPLSKLHSLVLAGMGLREIPEGAFQGLEYLESLSFFDNKLTTVPKKALRVLPSIKFLDLNKNPIIHIQEGDFQDFPYLEELSLNNMEELVAVEKGAFSNLPQMAKLELYNNPHLFFIDRAAFLNMRGLRTLLVHNSDLTLFPHEILSAFPSLDEISLHSNPLRCDCLANWGQVLGNQSSLKLLESQITLCASPPHLVGHSLQEVVSANLNGASNTCLPLISQHAFPPQLNVTIGQLLTLNCWAVADPAPQFYWVTPTGDKVTSEAASPSLNEGGGTVKKHRMQDQGALEISHIELEDAGLYTCVAWNAEGADTRSVSVYVDKGNWHGERQSGGHHVMVNTTGSLVVLAKAVHAQSVVLEWKVHPSVQSSNHEVAQPKWLSATVKIDNPQISYTAMVPVDVQEYNLTHLLPSTEYQVCLTMAATEQTQHSCINVTTKEASFAVEIVAQQTNVALAAVMGSMFAICIMALLVFYMGWRMKQKSCHHSLKKYMQHTTSIPLNELYPPLINLWENETEKEKEGSVDPQNSQIDTSKTYMW